Proteins from a genomic interval of Scophthalmus maximus strain ysfricsl-2021 chromosome 22, ASM2237912v1, whole genome shotgun sequence:
- the bet1 gene encoding BET1 homolog — MRRAGLGEGGSGSYVASGYSVYEEENEHLQEGLRAKVSALKSLSIDIGTEVKYQNNMLDDMDSDFDSTGGLLGATIGRVKQLSRGSQTKLLCYMLLFCCFVFFVLYWFIKLR; from the exons ATGCGACGCGCCGGTTTGG gtgaaggaggcTCGGGGAGTTATGTCGCCAGTGGATACAGTGTCTACGAGGAGGAAAACGAACATCTCCAGGAGGGACTGAGAGCCAAAGTCAGCGCGCTGAAAAGC TTGTCCATTGACATCGGAACGGAAGTCAAATACCAGAACAATATGCTGGACGACATG GACTCAGACTTTGACTCGACCGGTGGCCTGCTTGGTGCGACCATTGGCCGAGTGAAGCAGCTGTCCAGAGGCAGTCAGACCAAGCTGCTGTGCTACATGCTGCTCTtctgctgttttgtctttttcgtCCTCTACTGGTTCATCAAGCTGAGGTGA